The Caulifigura coniformis genome includes a region encoding these proteins:
- a CDS encoding response regulator, with translation MLLVEDDLDAVRLFRRLLQVCGFEVEAVENGLDAVPAAERFHPDCVVSDICLPGLNGYEVAQHFRTHPEFQRIPLVALTAYGTRDLSEQAGFDRHLEKPAQIWNLVGVLRQVVAGT, from the coding sequence GTGCTCCTGGTTGAAGATGATCTCGATGCGGTGCGGCTGTTCCGCAGGCTGCTCCAGGTCTGCGGATTCGAAGTCGAAGCGGTCGAGAACGGCCTGGACGCGGTACCGGCCGCCGAGCGTTTTCACCCGGACTGCGTCGTCTCCGACATCTGTCTGCCGGGACTGAATGGCTACGAGGTCGCCCAGCATTTCCGGACGCACCCGGAGTTCCAGCGGATTCCACTGGTGGCGCTGACGGCGTATGGGACGCGCGATCTGAGCGAGCAGGCCGGCTTCGATCGCCATCTCGAGAAGCCGGCCCAGATCTGGAACCTCGTCGGAGTGCTCAGGCAGGTGGTCGCCGGGACATAA
- a CDS encoding RNA polymerase sigma factor: MTLSDGDLLASIQRGDDPAFAELVDRYRPRLLRFAVRSTGDAALAEDLVQETFAAVYAASASYDARFAVSTWIWTILLNLCRRFRRGQRSRERLHTAWAAAMANRPRPDDTAIDDLVRDEQARLLRLQLARLPAAQADALRLRFFAELSFDEIAATMNSSVSGAKVRVRKGLTALSEQLRRDEAAEYVTAAPAVLKDDVT, from the coding sequence ATGACGCTGTCGGACGGCGATCTTCTGGCCTCGATCCAGCGCGGCGACGACCCCGCGTTCGCCGAGCTTGTCGACCGCTACCGACCCCGACTCCTGCGGTTCGCCGTCCGCTCTACGGGCGATGCGGCCCTCGCGGAAGACCTCGTTCAGGAAACGTTCGCAGCCGTCTACGCGGCCAGCGCCAGCTACGACGCGCGGTTCGCCGTCAGCACCTGGATCTGGACGATTCTCCTCAATCTCTGCCGACGGTTTCGCCGCGGACAACGCTCCCGCGAACGGCTGCACACCGCCTGGGCCGCCGCAATGGCGAATCGCCCCCGGCCTGACGACACGGCCATCGATGACCTCGTACGGGACGAGCAGGCGCGACTGCTCCGCCTCCAGCTGGCCCGGCTTCCCGCAGCGCAGGCCGACGCGCTTCGATTGCGATTTTTCGCAGAGCTGTCGTTCGATGAGATTGCCGCGACGATGAACTCGAGTGTGAGCGGCGCGAAGGTCCGCGTTCGCAAAGGGCTGACCGCCCTGTCGGAACAACTGAGACGGGACGAGGCCGCGGAATACGTCACCGCTGCGCCTGCAGTCCTGAAGGACGATGTGACATGA
- the kdsB gene encoding 3-deoxy-manno-octulosonate cytidylyltransferase: MKTYGIIPARLQSTRLPRKLLLAETGKPLIQYSWEAAKKASSLDEVVIATDSEEIAAICRGFGAKAEMTGDHPSGSDRIAEVVKRSCSDADLVVNLQGDEPEMDPAAIDKLVAAMKARPEIEMSTLATPITSAVILEDRACVKVVCAADGRALYFSRLPIPCFRDGEPADLLAELRDAGRSGLQSPWLLHMGIYAYKPEFLLALTQLPPSRLEQLEKLEQLRALEAGASILVVQAKHASRGIDTSADYLAFVERHRAT, encoded by the coding sequence TTGAAGACCTACGGAATCATCCCCGCCCGGCTGCAGTCCACCCGCCTTCCGCGGAAGCTGCTCCTCGCAGAAACGGGCAAGCCGCTGATCCAGTATTCCTGGGAGGCGGCAAAGAAGGCGTCGTCGCTTGATGAAGTCGTCATCGCGACCGACAGCGAGGAAATCGCCGCCATCTGCCGCGGCTTCGGCGCGAAGGCCGAGATGACCGGCGACCACCCCAGCGGATCCGACCGGATCGCCGAAGTCGTGAAGCGATCCTGCTCCGATGCCGATCTGGTCGTCAACCTGCAGGGGGATGAGCCCGAGATGGATCCCGCCGCGATCGACAAGCTGGTCGCGGCGATGAAGGCGCGGCCGGAAATCGAGATGTCCACCCTGGCGACTCCCATCACGAGCGCCGTCATCCTCGAGGACCGCGCCTGCGTGAAAGTGGTCTGCGCCGCCGATGGACGCGCCCTCTATTTCAGCCGGCTGCCGATCCCCTGCTTCCGCGACGGCGAGCCCGCCGATCTCCTCGCCGAACTGCGCGACGCCGGACGCAGCGGCCTGCAGTCTCCCTGGCTGCTGCACATGGGCATCTATGCCTACAAGCCCGAGTTCCTGCTGGCGCTCACTCAGCTTCCTCCGTCACGGCTCGAACAACTGGAAAAGCTCGAGCAGCTGCGTGCTCTGGAAGCGGGAGCCTCCATCCTCGTCGTGCAGGCGAAGCATGCGTCGCGAGGCATCGACACCTCGGCCGACTACCTGGCCTTCGTGGAACGCCATCGGGCGACGTAA
- the csrA gene encoding carbon storage regulator CsrA — translation MLVLSRKKNESIVIDDRIVITVVEIRGDKVRLGIQAPRDVPVHRQEVYEALQKDAEQPPIESPSSVT, via the coding sequence ATGTTGGTCTTGTCGAGGAAGAAGAACGAGAGCATCGTGATTGACGATCGGATCGTCATCACGGTGGTGGAAATCCGTGGGGACAAGGTGCGTCTGGGCATCCAGGCTCCCCGTGATGTTCCGGTCCACCGCCAGGAAGTTTACGAAGCGCTCCAGAAGGATGCGGAGCAGCCTCCGATCGAATCGCCGTCCTCCGTGACGTGA
- the aroF gene encoding 3-deoxy-7-phosphoheptulonate synthase, with the protein MILVMKKGATQEMVQRMVQRVESMGLKAHVIVGTELTVIAAIGDDRNVKKESFESCEEVERLVPILAPYKVASRETKPDATVVKVRDLVVGGGHIGVIAGPCSVESEEQIILAAKKVKEAGAKALRGGAYKPRTSPYAFQGMKEEGLKLLAAARDVTGLAVVTEVMTPHHVETVVKYADVLQVGARNMQNYHLLQAVGETRTPVLLKRGLSSTMEEFLLAAEYILDQGNQQVMLCERGIRTFETHTRFTLPLASVPYLKQKTHLPVVIDPSHGTGIASLVPPMCRAAVACGADGLIVEVHPDPKEAISDASQTISPEVFAEALVECRRVAHALGFTMD; encoded by the coding sequence ATGATTCTGGTGATGAAAAAAGGGGCCACGCAGGAAATGGTCCAGCGGATGGTCCAGCGCGTCGAATCGATGGGGCTCAAGGCCCACGTCATCGTCGGCACCGAATTGACGGTCATCGCCGCCATCGGCGACGACCGCAACGTCAAGAAGGAGTCGTTCGAGTCGTGTGAAGAAGTGGAACGGCTCGTTCCGATTCTCGCCCCCTACAAGGTCGCCAGCCGCGAGACCAAGCCGGATGCCACCGTCGTCAAAGTCCGCGACCTCGTCGTCGGCGGCGGACACATCGGCGTGATCGCCGGTCCGTGCTCCGTCGAAAGCGAAGAGCAGATCATCCTCGCCGCGAAGAAAGTGAAAGAGGCCGGGGCGAAGGCGCTCCGCGGCGGAGCCTACAAGCCGCGGACCAGCCCCTACGCGTTCCAGGGGATGAAGGAAGAAGGCCTGAAGCTCCTGGCCGCGGCCCGCGACGTCACCGGACTTGCGGTCGTGACGGAAGTGATGACGCCGCACCACGTGGAAACCGTGGTGAAGTACGCGGATGTGCTGCAGGTCGGCGCCCGCAACATGCAGAACTACCACCTGCTCCAGGCCGTCGGCGAAACGCGCACGCCGGTGCTGCTCAAGCGCGGGCTCAGCTCCACCATGGAAGAGTTCCTTCTCGCCGCCGAGTACATCCTCGACCAGGGGAACCAGCAGGTGATGCTCTGCGAACGCGGCATCCGCACGTTCGAAACGCACACCCGCTTCACGCTTCCCCTCGCGAGCGTCCCGTACCTGAAGCAGAAGACCCATCTGCCGGTCGTCATCGATCCCAGCCACGGCACGGGCATCGCGTCGCTCGTCCCGCCGATGTGCCGCGCGGCCGTCGCCTGCGGCGCCGATGGACTGATCGTCGAAGTCCATCCCGATCCGAAAGAGGCCATCAGCGACGCTTCGCAGACGATTTCGCCCGAGGTGTTCGCTGAAGCTCTGGTGGAATGCCGACGCGTCGCCCACGCATTAGGATTCACCATGGATTGA
- a CDS encoding proline dehydrogenase family protein encodes MARRADQVTGEEAELENLTQEIARDLWNQVERRRPSVFERRWWDEHILEWAMADESVKVQMFRFVDVLPMLKSHETVTRHLQEYFDEVRSRLPWAVRIGLDASQPNSILGKALALNARNNASKMAGRFIAGERVDEVLHSVKKLHQMGLGFTLDLLGEATISERESDAYQKQYLDLMDGLAPVVNHWPANPRIDRADSGPIPRVNMSLKLSALTSHFRPIDRQGTSEAVKERLRPLLRKAREHEVHLHVDMEQYAFKRLTLSIFKEVLMEDEFRDQADVGIVIQCYQPEADDDLAQLIEWVKERGTPITVRLVKGAYWDYETINARQKGWPIPVYQEKWQSDAAFERLSRVLFENYQWVRPALGSHNLRSLSHGIALAKHLEVPQSAWEIQMLYGMADYQAQILAEQGYRVRIYTPFGEMLPGMAYLVRRLLENTSNDSFLRHTYDRSLEIEKLLGRPAAQAT; translated from the coding sequence ATGGCGCGGCGTGCGGACCAGGTCACCGGCGAGGAAGCCGAACTCGAAAATCTCACCCAGGAGATCGCCCGCGATCTCTGGAACCAGGTCGAGCGGCGTCGGCCCAGCGTGTTCGAGCGCCGCTGGTGGGACGAGCATATCCTCGAATGGGCGATGGCCGATGAATCGGTCAAAGTCCAGATGTTCCGGTTCGTCGACGTCCTGCCGATGCTCAAGTCGCACGAGACGGTGACCCGGCACCTGCAGGAATACTTCGACGAAGTCCGTTCGAGGCTTCCGTGGGCCGTCCGGATCGGACTGGATGCCAGCCAGCCGAACAGCATCCTGGGGAAGGCGCTGGCTCTCAACGCCCGGAACAACGCCTCGAAGATGGCGGGCCGCTTCATCGCGGGCGAGCGGGTCGATGAGGTGCTGCACAGCGTGAAGAAGCTGCACCAGATGGGCCTGGGCTTCACGCTCGACCTGCTGGGCGAAGCCACGATCTCGGAAAGGGAATCCGACGCCTACCAGAAGCAGTACCTCGACCTGATGGACGGACTCGCGCCGGTGGTGAATCACTGGCCGGCCAATCCTCGCATCGATCGGGCCGATTCGGGGCCGATTCCGCGGGTCAACATGTCGCTGAAGCTCTCGGCGCTGACCAGCCATTTCCGGCCGATCGACCGCCAGGGAACGTCGGAGGCCGTGAAGGAGCGCCTGCGTCCGCTGCTTCGAAAAGCGCGCGAGCATGAGGTGCACCTGCATGTCGACATGGAGCAGTACGCCTTCAAGCGGCTGACGCTCTCGATCTTCAAGGAGGTGCTGATGGAGGACGAGTTCCGCGACCAGGCGGACGTCGGAATCGTCATCCAGTGCTATCAGCCCGAGGCTGATGACGACCTCGCCCAGCTGATCGAATGGGTGAAGGAGCGCGGCACACCGATCACGGTCCGGCTCGTGAAAGGGGCGTACTGGGACTACGAAACGATCAATGCCCGGCAGAAAGGCTGGCCAATCCCGGTCTACCAGGAGAAGTGGCAGTCGGACGCCGCCTTCGAACGTCTGTCTCGCGTGCTGTTCGAAAACTACCAGTGGGTCCGCCCGGCGCTGGGCAGCCACAACCTCCGCAGCCTGTCGCATGGCATCGCGCTGGCGAAGCACCTGGAAGTTCCGCAGTCGGCCTGGGAAATCCAGATGCTGTACGGCATGGCCGACTACCAGGCGCAGATCCTGGCGGAGCAGGGCTACCGGGTCCGGATCTACACGCCGTTCGGCGAGATGCTCCCGGGAATGGCCTACCTCGTGCGGCGGCTGCTGGAGAACACGTCGAACGACTCGTTCCTGCGGCACACGTACGACCGCAGCCTGGAGATCGAGAAGCTTCTCGGCCGCCCGGCCGCCCAGGCGACCTGA
- a CDS encoding tetratricopeptide repeat protein: protein MLARRLLVAAALTLAASSSASAQIVGHSPGPRTRFEWNTNRPYSGGWNYSGGRGGGISIGIGVGVPFGYNYYAPYAAYGGPVIVPPYGYGYGYSAFPPSTAGYGYVPGPVFTAPFPPQIIPPPNPLDPVDELEARFNERNREQPIPLADRLPVLKPSTPEQQQRSLRHMATADQQFKMGHYAGAALEYRRAIADAEDLPDNYFGLGICLAAQRRYSDAVQQWKYGLTLDPTWPSRGESLAALFGEANQFEKQSLLNRVSEYVRLDPRDPERIFLLGVLVHFDGDRTNARTLFESATRVAGNEPWLTAFLSADSNQNIANVPGNAAPAPGTVPPGKSVPPAVDPNAGGSTIPAPPPANVNRSRTNAPSNSLPPASLNPQDAQPIPRRQDASPPPADDTGPPEKFPALQAPKPPTDI from the coding sequence ATGCTGGCCCGTCGCCTACTTGTCGCCGCCGCCCTGACGCTGGCCGCGTCATCTTCCGCATCCGCACAGATCGTGGGGCATTCGCCCGGTCCGCGCACCCGCTTCGAATGGAACACCAACCGCCCGTACAGCGGCGGATGGAACTACAGCGGCGGCCGCGGAGGGGGCATCTCGATCGGAATCGGGGTGGGCGTTCCCTTCGGATACAACTACTACGCACCGTATGCGGCGTACGGCGGACCGGTGATCGTTCCGCCGTATGGCTACGGGTACGGCTACTCGGCGTTCCCGCCGTCAACGGCCGGATACGGCTATGTCCCGGGCCCCGTTTTTACGGCTCCCTTTCCGCCGCAGATCATTCCGCCGCCGAATCCGCTCGACCCGGTTGATGAGCTGGAAGCCCGCTTCAACGAGCGCAACCGCGAACAGCCGATTCCGCTCGCCGATCGACTTCCGGTCCTCAAGCCGTCGACGCCGGAACAGCAGCAGCGCAGCCTGCGCCACATGGCGACGGCCGACCAGCAGTTCAAGATGGGGCACTACGCCGGGGCGGCGCTCGAATATCGCCGGGCGATTGCGGACGCAGAAGACCTTCCGGACAACTACTTCGGGCTCGGTATCTGTCTCGCCGCGCAGCGGCGGTACAGCGACGCGGTGCAGCAGTGGAAGTACGGCCTGACGCTCGATCCCACCTGGCCGAGCCGGGGCGAATCGCTCGCCGCGCTGTTCGGCGAAGCCAACCAGTTCGAGAAGCAGTCGCTGTTGAACCGGGTCTCCGAATACGTGCGGCTCGATCCGCGCGATCCTGAGCGCATCTTCCTGCTGGGGGTGCTGGTCCATTTCGATGGTGATCGGACGAACGCCCGCACGCTGTTTGAGAGCGCTACGCGGGTGGCGGGGAACGAACCGTGGCTGACGGCCTTCCTGTCGGCCGATTCGAACCAGAACATCGCGAACGTGCCGGGCAACGCCGCACCGGCGCCTGGCACGGTTCCGCCCGGAAAGTCGGTTCCTCCCGCGGTCGATCCCAACGCTGGCGGCAGCACGATCCCGGCGCCCCCCCCGGCGAACGTCAATCGATCGCGGACGAACGCCCCATCCAACTCCCTGCCTCCGGCTTCGCTGAATCCGCAGGACGCACAGCCGATTCCAAGGCGGCAGGATGCGTCCCCTCCGCCGGCGGACGACACCGGGCCTCCCGAGAAATTCCCCGCACTGCAGGCTCCCAAGCCGCCGACGGACATCTAG
- a CDS encoding SGNH/GDSL hydrolase family protein — MLSFAMHFASGNSLVSGLVMLFVAYALIVLTSKRSRWRMRTLRLLVFLGAAFVVLSTTPLPRAVWAALGISLLPLLAALVMQSNGRPGPRSARAGALMFTAVAAGVLWSEYVAASTRLPAETATLPIIVLGDSLSAAETDPKLTAWPELIAAHGWRVTNNAGIGATAATALRQVASVDTSDAIVLILIGGNDLLGPTTPGKFEEALEELVSTASTKGTQVVLFELPLPPFRFEWGAIQRRIAKRHEGCRLVSRRIMAAVLGGDGNTVDGIHLSQKGHDEMARLVMETVLPPR; from the coding sequence ATGCTCTCATTCGCGATGCACTTCGCCTCCGGCAACTCGCTGGTGTCCGGGCTCGTGATGCTGTTCGTCGCATACGCCCTGATTGTCCTGACGTCGAAGCGATCCCGCTGGCGCATGCGCACGCTGCGCCTGCTCGTTTTCCTCGGGGCCGCCTTTGTCGTTCTCTCGACGACCCCGCTGCCGAGAGCGGTCTGGGCGGCCCTCGGCATCAGCCTCCTCCCGCTGCTGGCGGCGCTGGTGATGCAGTCGAACGGTCGGCCCGGCCCGCGGTCAGCCCGCGCCGGCGCCCTGATGTTCACGGCGGTCGCGGCCGGAGTTCTCTGGAGCGAGTACGTCGCCGCTTCAACGCGGCTCCCCGCCGAGACGGCGACTCTCCCGATCATCGTTCTCGGCGATTCCCTCTCGGCCGCGGAAACCGATCCGAAACTTACAGCGTGGCCCGAACTCATCGCCGCACACGGCTGGCGCGTGACGAACAACGCCGGCATCGGCGCCACCGCCGCAACGGCGCTCCGGCAGGTCGCCAGCGTCGACACCTCGGACGCCATCGTGCTCATCCTGATCGGGGGAAACGACCTGCTGGGGCCCACCACTCCCGGGAAGTTCGAAGAAGCGCTGGAGGAACTCGTAAGCACTGCGTCCACCAAGGGAACGCAGGTCGTCTTGTTCGAGCTTCCCCTGCCGCCGTTCCGGTTTGAATGGGGAGCGATTCAGCGCCGCATCGCGAAGCGACATGAAGGCTGCCGCCTCGTCTCGCGGCGGATCATGGCCGCCGTCCTCGGTGGCGACGGAAATACCGTCGACGGAATTCACCTGTCGCAGAAAGGCCATGACGAAATGGCCCGGCTCGTGATGGAAACCGTCCTCCCGCCCCGATGA
- a CDS encoding UbiA-like polyprenyltransferase, whose protein sequence is MSTVERFLGLIRFSHTVFALPFALLSAVLAWRDTPFRSQDLLGIVLCMVFARSSAMAFNRFVDRDIDAANPRTVGRHLPAGLLSTRAVIAFIALCSGAFILSTLLFLPNRWPLYLAGPVLGFLLGYSYAKRFTSFCHYWLSAALMLAPIAAWLAITGSIAWPPIVLAGVVFFWVGGFDIIYATQDADFDREKGLFSIPSRLGVKSSLRLAALSHALAIACLAALWWVAHLGPLFLLGVIAVALLLVYEHLLVRPDDLSRVNVAFFNVNAVISLGLLAVGVLDIWISKFWT, encoded by the coding sequence ATGTCGACCGTTGAACGATTCCTGGGACTGATCCGCTTCAGCCACACGGTGTTTGCGCTGCCGTTTGCGCTGCTTTCTGCCGTGCTGGCGTGGCGCGACACCCCGTTCCGCTCGCAGGATCTCCTGGGGATTGTCCTCTGCATGGTCTTCGCGCGGTCGTCCGCCATGGCGTTCAACCGGTTCGTCGACCGCGACATCGATGCGGCGAATCCGCGGACCGTCGGACGCCATCTCCCGGCCGGACTCCTCAGCACCCGGGCGGTCATCGCCTTCATCGCGCTCTGCTCCGGCGCGTTCATCCTGTCGACCCTCCTGTTCCTTCCGAACCGCTGGCCGCTGTATCTGGCCGGCCCAGTGCTCGGGTTCCTGCTCGGCTATTCCTACGCCAAACGATTCACGTCGTTCTGCCACTACTGGCTGAGCGCCGCGCTGATGCTCGCCCCGATTGCCGCCTGGCTGGCGATTACGGGCTCGATCGCCTGGCCCCCGATCGTGCTGGCCGGAGTCGTCTTCTTCTGGGTCGGCGGGTTCGACATCATTTACGCGACGCAGGACGCCGATTTCGACCGTGAGAAAGGGCTGTTCAGCATTCCCTCGCGCCTCGGCGTGAAATCGTCGCTCCGGCTGGCCGCCCTGAGTCACGCACTGGCCATCGCCTGTCTGGCGGCGCTGTGGTGGGTCGCCCATCTCGGCCCGCTGTTCCTGCTCGGCGTGATCGCCGTCGCCCTCCTGCTCGTCTACGAGCATCTGTTGGTCCGCCCGGACGACCTCAGCCGCGTCAACGTCGCGTTCTTCAACGTGAACGCCGTCATCAGCCTGGGCCTTCTCGCCGTGGGGGTCCTGGACATCTGGATTTCGAAGTTCTGGACGTAG
- a CDS encoding GrpB family protein: MERIVIVNHQPGWRAAFESLGGRLRAALGRKALRIDHIGSTSVPGLAAKDVLDIQVTVAGLEPSIEDAVTRAGYQRVLRIDCDHRPPGGVDDPAEWTKWFFRNSPELRRVNLHVRIAGRANQRYPLLFRDYLRAHRDAAEAYAQVKRALAERHASDADAYYDVKDPVCDIIMVGADAWAERTGWAPPASDC, encoded by the coding sequence ATGGAACGCATCGTCATCGTCAACCACCAGCCGGGCTGGCGAGCGGCGTTCGAGTCGCTCGGCGGAAGGCTGCGCGCCGCGCTGGGCCGGAAGGCGCTGCGCATCGACCACATCGGCTCGACGTCGGTCCCCGGCCTGGCGGCGAAAGACGTCCTCGACATCCAGGTGACCGTCGCCGGGCTGGAACCGTCGATCGAGGACGCGGTCACCCGCGCCGGGTATCAGCGCGTGCTGCGGATCGACTGCGACCACCGGCCGCCTGGCGGAGTGGACGATCCTGCGGAATGGACGAAGTGGTTCTTCAGGAACTCGCCCGAACTGCGGCGGGTGAATCTGCATGTCCGCATCGCGGGCCGCGCGAACCAGAGATATCCGCTGCTGTTCCGGGACTACCTGCGGGCGCATCGCGATGCGGCCGAGGCCTATGCGCAGGTGAAGCGGGCGCTGGCGGAGCGTCACGCGAGCGATGCGGATGCGTACTACGACGTCAAGGACCCGGTGTGCGACATCATCATGGTCGGCGCGGACGCCTGGGCCGAACGCACGGGTTGGGCGCCGCCGGCCTCGGACTGCTGA
- a CDS encoding S1C family serine protease: MRRSSACTALLFGLTAAFAGQAAFAQVLYLPTERQTTGRRVRSAFKETASPAGSWTVEVRRGKTQVALGVVVSPKGLVLTKLSQVRPGGGRPAQLASTKDSSAPAALKCLLPGGKLADATIVATDPETDLALLKVDVDGLKSTEWGKDFDPRLGRWVVTPSTGGVVSTVGIVSAQSRKIPAEKVSGVLGVQLDREGGTARIMQVFDDSGAKAAGLKPGDLITRCDDNEIRDGISLITRLRQMKPGEEVTLGVRREEKTETLKVTLTHPFGVFLSQFAQQNRMGTELSERTDGYEEVFSHDGHVDPDECGGPLLDLNGRVIGINIARAGRTETLALPVSAVEKAIERLQAQVKAPSTNVSTEGKAN, translated from the coding sequence ATGCGACGATCGTCCGCCTGCACGGCACTTCTTTTCGGGCTGACGGCCGCATTCGCGGGTCAGGCCGCGTTCGCCCAGGTTCTTTATCTCCCGACCGAACGACAGACGACGGGCAGGCGCGTGCGCAGCGCCTTCAAGGAAACGGCGTCGCCCGCAGGATCGTGGACCGTCGAAGTCCGCCGGGGCAAAACGCAGGTGGCCCTCGGCGTTGTCGTCTCTCCGAAGGGGCTGGTTCTCACCAAGCTCAGCCAGGTGCGACCGGGCGGAGGTCGCCCGGCGCAGCTCGCGTCCACGAAGGACTCAAGTGCTCCTGCCGCGCTGAAGTGTCTACTCCCCGGGGGCAAGCTGGCGGATGCGACCATTGTCGCCACTGATCCCGAGACCGACCTTGCACTGCTGAAAGTGGATGTCGACGGATTGAAGTCGACCGAATGGGGGAAGGACTTCGATCCACGGCTCGGGCGCTGGGTCGTCACCCCCTCGACCGGCGGCGTGGTGTCGACAGTCGGCATCGTCAGCGCGCAGTCCCGAAAAATTCCGGCGGAAAAGGTCTCGGGCGTGCTTGGCGTGCAACTCGACCGCGAAGGGGGCACCGCACGCATCATGCAGGTCTTTGACGACAGCGGCGCCAAGGCGGCCGGGCTCAAGCCGGGCGACCTCATCACCCGCTGCGACGACAACGAAATCCGTGACGGCATTTCGCTGATCACCCGCCTGAGGCAGATGAAGCCGGGCGAGGAAGTGACGCTCGGAGTGCGTCGTGAAGAAAAGACCGAGACGTTGAAAGTGACGCTGACCCATCCGTTCGGGGTGTTCCTGTCGCAGTTCGCCCAGCAGAACCGGATGGGAACCGAACTGAGCGAACGGACCGATGGCTACGAGGAAGTCTTCTCGCATGACGGCCACGTCGATCCGGATGAATGTGGCGGGCCGCTCCTCGACCTCAACGGCCGGGTCATCGGCATCAACATCGCCCGCGCCGGACGGACGGAGACGCTCGCGCTGCCGGTGAGCGCCGTGGAGAAGGCGATCGAACGGCTGCAGGCGCAGGTCAAAGCGCCCTCGACGAACGTGTCGACCGAGGGCAAGGCGAACTGA